The Lacipirellula parvula genome window below encodes:
- a CDS encoding protein kinase domain-containing protein, which produces MDDAAVKAGRCASCGAVVRQLPRRNISETGKAPESSQATWTGDAPRPDSGNMQTIADVGKVGKPPSSGAGEWFLSEEESDANRRSNEMTIELPAPGSGSSSSETIASLELSSMSLELTDDEQSSPKTVAFNAEQTVQFLGGSSAIDESSLTSHWEGTVAGGSSDANVTIKQKETINGSFISNSSLIVKSRNVRTSGATSMVTMSPADAPDYELLNVIGEGGMGVVYAARQSSIARTVALKMLKGEDSKNAAQREKFISEAVVTGELDHPNIVPIYDLGANNDGALFYSMKRVKGTPWNKVIKERSLDENLTILLRAADAVAFAHVNGVIHRDLKPENIMLGDFGEVLVMDWGLARVSPDFPNAASVSQSDAMGGTPAYMAPEMATGPIEKITAASDVYLLGAILFEAIVGKPPHSGKTVMACLFSAAKNQIIATDRNGELMDIAMKAMATDPAERHATVPEFQQAVRDYQSHSQSIHLVEHAERHLKAAAEQQDYELYARANYGLEEALVLWIGNHRAAALLDSARIDYARLALAKGDYDLGVSLLDEQRESHRETLVELRRGLAERASRQRRIKLLKGAVAALIAAVIGIVSIAFVAVRSQRDEAVSQRIRAVAAEDEAKQNFAKAEVARDRAEKETVRATNAEGEAKENLAIAVEQRQKAEAATIAAEKAQDAEEYAAYVARIGLTKAKIDEGAFDRAAELLAQCPPELRGWEWGRLDYLCNLAERSWKNSAPIDAAAFAPDATHVATGDWDGKATIWNLQTGKPVHELPQGEYVHAVAYDGAGARLAAGGSDGVVNVYSVADGKLLAKLVGHEDAILSVRFSPDDRYLLTSGYDHTARLWDLATGKEMQTLRGHTWWVWSAEFSPDGKQIVTAGQDGKAIVWQRDSTAASGEYKQRTEFTRHRGPVYAARFSPAGDRIATAGYDGKVLLWDPTEAQGIDIARRLDGSADPPAHETELLAHRGPVRTLAFAPDGATLASGGQDNVIVVWDLAAAKPLKQLRGHASHVRSLAYSADGQQLLSGGRDAQIKLWRPAAYAEQRPLDGGDEDSRYAILSSRFSRDGSEIVTASADRSASVWNAASLGRLEQLAEGHDFLASSAVFFADGSRLATGAGDGTVRLWDVATGAENLRLDDTGRTAALAVSGDGSLIATGGAGGSAIVWDANSGDKLATLDGHQAEVTAVAFAPNGQLLATGDDQGHARLWRFDPASKTWQAGDWLRGHSRTITAMTFADDGARLITSSGDNTCGQWDVATGKEIRAGVLKHPEWVTDVAVSADGKLALTSCDDGKLRLWSLADAKLLQTMESPTPETAFTSIDLSSDGQLAVTACSADGTVRLWNLADGTELTVSDEASGKPQPWLNLGDDGGLVWAARFTPDDRGVLSIGGNDARIFNLDSRELEVRFSPHGVVASADLSPDGKRVVTGSWDRSAKIWDRATGNVVAKIDALHDGFINSVRYSPDGTKVLTASDDGTARLWNAADGAPLEPKFGDGKMRFRQAVFSPDGTRVLVSAEDKTGRVYDAASGELLLTLAGHEWAVRSGDYSADGKWIITGSDDNTAIVWDAATGEQRQTLAGHTGAITSVALTADGGRAITGSEDNGVKLWDAATGKELLTLAGHGEEVTSVSFSPDGSQALTSGRDGRTLLWPTLPWGGEQAAKP; this is translated from the coding sequence ATGGACGACGCTGCCGTGAAGGCGGGCCGTTGCGCATCGTGCGGCGCGGTGGTGCGGCAACTTCCGCGACGGAACATCTCCGAGACGGGCAAGGCGCCCGAGAGTTCGCAAGCGACGTGGACCGGCGACGCCCCGCGGCCAGACTCGGGCAACATGCAAACCATCGCCGACGTCGGCAAAGTCGGCAAGCCGCCGTCGTCGGGCGCTGGCGAGTGGTTTCTCTCGGAAGAAGAGTCCGACGCGAATCGGCGCAGCAACGAGATGACCATCGAGCTGCCCGCGCCCGGTTCCGGCAGTTCGTCAAGCGAGACGATCGCGTCGCTCGAACTGAGCAGCATGAGCCTTGAGCTCACCGACGATGAACAGTCGAGCCCGAAGACGGTCGCATTCAACGCCGAGCAAACGGTTCAGTTCCTCGGCGGCTCGTCGGCAATCGACGAGAGCTCGCTGACGTCGCATTGGGAAGGGACCGTTGCCGGCGGTTCGTCCGACGCCAATGTGACGATCAAGCAAAAGGAAACGATCAACGGCTCGTTCATCAGCAACTCGTCGCTGATCGTCAAGTCGCGAAACGTGCGGACGAGCGGGGCCACGAGCATGGTGACGATGTCGCCGGCTGACGCCCCCGACTACGAACTGCTAAACGTTATCGGCGAAGGCGGCATGGGCGTCGTCTACGCGGCGCGGCAATCGTCGATTGCGCGGACCGTCGCGCTCAAGATGCTCAAGGGCGAGGATAGCAAGAACGCCGCCCAACGCGAGAAGTTCATTTCCGAAGCGGTCGTCACCGGCGAACTCGACCACCCGAACATCGTCCCGATCTACGACCTCGGCGCCAACAACGACGGGGCCCTCTTTTACTCGATGAAGCGAGTGAAGGGGACGCCGTGGAACAAAGTGATCAAAGAGCGTTCGCTCGACGAGAACCTGACGATTCTGTTGCGAGCCGCCGACGCGGTGGCATTTGCGCATGTGAACGGCGTCATCCATCGCGACCTGAAGCCCGAGAACATCATGCTCGGCGACTTCGGCGAAGTGCTGGTGATGGACTGGGGCCTCGCGCGGGTGAGTCCCGACTTCCCCAACGCGGCGAGCGTTTCGCAATCGGATGCGATGGGCGGGACGCCCGCCTACATGGCGCCTGAAATGGCGACCGGGCCGATCGAGAAAATCACTGCCGCCAGCGACGTGTACTTGCTCGGCGCGATCTTGTTCGAAGCGATCGTCGGCAAGCCGCCCCACAGCGGCAAGACGGTGATGGCGTGCCTTTTCTCGGCCGCGAAGAACCAAATCATCGCCACCGATCGCAACGGCGAGCTGATGGACATCGCCATGAAGGCGATGGCGACCGACCCGGCCGAGCGGCACGCGACCGTGCCGGAGTTCCAGCAGGCTGTTCGCGACTACCAGTCGCACTCGCAAAGCATTCATCTGGTCGAGCATGCGGAGCGGCACCTGAAGGCGGCCGCAGAGCAGCAAGACTACGAGCTATACGCGCGAGCAAACTACGGGCTTGAAGAAGCGCTGGTCTTGTGGATCGGCAACCATCGGGCGGCCGCGCTGCTCGATTCGGCCCGCATCGACTACGCTCGGCTTGCGCTGGCCAAGGGCGACTACGATCTTGGCGTTTCGCTGCTCGACGAACAACGCGAATCGCATCGCGAGACGCTCGTCGAACTGCGCCGCGGCCTCGCGGAGCGGGCATCGCGGCAGAGGCGGATTAAGCTGCTGAAGGGCGCCGTGGCGGCGCTCATTGCAGCGGTCATTGGCATTGTTTCGATCGCCTTCGTCGCAGTTCGTTCGCAACGCGATGAGGCGGTGTCGCAACGAATTCGCGCGGTCGCCGCCGAGGATGAGGCGAAGCAGAACTTCGCGAAGGCCGAGGTGGCACGCGATCGTGCCGAGAAAGAAACTGTCCGTGCGACGAACGCAGAAGGCGAAGCAAAAGAAAACCTCGCCATTGCCGTCGAACAGCGGCAAAAAGCGGAGGCGGCCACCATCGCCGCCGAGAAAGCTCAAGATGCTGAAGAATACGCCGCATACGTCGCCCGTATCGGGCTGACGAAGGCGAAAATCGACGAAGGCGCCTTCGACCGCGCTGCGGAACTGCTTGCTCAGTGCCCGCCGGAACTCCGCGGTTGGGAGTGGGGCCGTCTCGACTATCTTTGCAATCTTGCGGAACGCTCGTGGAAAAACTCGGCGCCGATCGACGCTGCGGCGTTCGCTCCCGATGCGACGCACGTCGCGACCGGCGATTGGGACGGCAAAGCGACCATTTGGAATTTGCAGACTGGCAAGCCAGTGCATGAGCTGCCGCAAGGGGAGTATGTGCACGCCGTCGCCTATGACGGCGCCGGCGCCCGCCTCGCGGCAGGCGGCAGCGACGGCGTCGTCAACGTCTACAGCGTCGCCGACGGCAAGCTCCTTGCCAAACTTGTTGGCCACGAGGACGCGATCCTCAGCGTCCGCTTCTCGCCCGACGACCGCTACCTGCTCACCAGCGGCTACGATCACACGGCGCGGTTGTGGGATCTCGCGACGGGCAAAGAGATGCAAACGCTGCGTGGCCACACGTGGTGGGTGTGGTCGGCCGAGTTCTCGCCCGATGGCAAGCAGATCGTCACCGCGGGGCAAGATGGCAAGGCAATCGTCTGGCAGCGGGACAGCACGGCTGCCAGCGGCGAATACAAACAACGGACCGAGTTCACGCGTCACCGCGGCCCCGTTTACGCGGCCCGCTTCTCGCCTGCTGGCGATCGCATCGCCACGGCTGGGTACGACGGCAAAGTCTTGCTCTGGGATCCAACGGAAGCGCAGGGGATCGACATCGCACGCCGACTCGACGGCTCCGCGGATCCGCCGGCGCACGAAACGGAGTTGCTCGCCCATCGCGGACCGGTCCGCACGCTCGCGTTCGCACCTGACGGCGCAACGCTTGCCAGTGGCGGGCAAGACAACGTGATTGTCGTGTGGGATCTCGCTGCGGCGAAACCGCTGAAGCAACTCCGCGGCCACGCGAGCCATGTCCGCAGCCTCGCCTATTCGGCGGACGGACAGCAGCTTCTCTCCGGCGGTCGCGATGCCCAGATCAAGCTCTGGCGGCCCGCCGCCTATGCGGAGCAACGTCCGCTCGACGGCGGTGACGAAGACTCGCGCTACGCGATCCTCTCGTCGCGCTTCTCGCGAGATGGTTCGGAGATTGTCACGGCGAGCGCCGATCGGAGCGCTTCGGTGTGGAACGCGGCGTCGCTTGGGCGATTGGAGCAACTGGCCGAGGGGCACGACTTCCTCGCGAGTTCGGCCGTGTTCTTCGCCGATGGTTCGCGGCTCGCTACGGGCGCCGGCGACGGTACCGTGCGGTTGTGGGACGTGGCGACCGGCGCCGAGAATCTGCGGCTTGACGATACCGGACGGACGGCGGCGCTCGCGGTGAGCGGCGACGGTTCGCTGATCGCTACCGGCGGCGCGGGCGGTTCCGCAATCGTCTGGGACGCCAACAGCGGCGATAAGCTGGCCACGCTCGATGGCCATCAAGCAGAAGTCACGGCCGTCGCGTTCGCACCCAACGGCCAACTGCTCGCTACCGGTGACGATCAAGGACATGCTCGCTTATGGCGCTTCGATCCCGCCAGCAAAACTTGGCAAGCGGGTGATTGGCTTCGCGGCCATAGCCGCACGATCACGGCGATGACGTTCGCCGACGATGGCGCTAGGCTGATTACCTCCAGCGGCGACAACACCTGCGGCCAGTGGGACGTCGCCACCGGCAAGGAGATTCGCGCCGGCGTGCTGAAGCACCCTGAGTGGGTGACCGACGTCGCGGTCAGCGCCGACGGCAAGCTCGCGCTCACCTCGTGCGACGACGGCAAGCTGCGGCTCTGGTCGCTCGCCGACGCCAAGCTGCTGCAAACGATGGAGTCGCCGACGCCCGAGACGGCGTTTACTTCGATCGACTTGTCGAGCGACGGACAATTGGCTGTCACCGCTTGTTCCGCCGATGGGACGGTGCGACTCTGGAATCTTGCTGATGGGACTGAGCTGACGGTCAGCGACGAGGCATCGGGCAAGCCGCAGCCGTGGCTGAATCTCGGCGATGACGGCGGGCTCGTGTGGGCCGCACGGTTCACGCCCGATGATCGCGGCGTGCTGTCGATCGGCGGTAACGACGCTCGCATCTTCAATCTCGATAGCCGCGAGCTGGAAGTTCGCTTTAGCCCGCATGGCGTCGTGGCGTCGGCCGATCTTTCGCCTGACGGCAAGCGAGTCGTGACCGGCAGTTGGGATCGCTCGGCCAAGATTTGGGATCGCGCCACCGGCAACGTCGTCGCCAAGATCGACGCGCTGCACGATGGCTTCATCAACAGCGTTCGCTACTCGCCCGATGGAACCAAGGTGCTGACGGCGAGCGACGACGGCACCGCGCGGCTCTGGAACGCGGCCGACGGCGCTCCGCTCGAGCCGAAGTTCGGCGATGGCAAGATGCGGTTTCGGCAAGCCGTCTTCTCGCCCGACGGGACGCGCGTGCTCGTCTCGGCCGAGGACAAGACGGGCAGGGTATACGACGCCGCGAGCGGCGAGTTGCTGCTGACGCTCGCCGGACATGAGTGGGCCGTGCGTAGCGGAGATTACTCGGCCGATGGAAAATGGATCATTACCGGCAGCGATGACAATACGGCGATCGTGTGGGACGCGGCCACCGGCGAACAGCGCCAGACGCTGGCCGGCCACACCGGCGCCATCACCAGCGTGGCGCTCACCGCCGACGGCGGGCGGGCGATCACAGGCAGCGAAGACAACGGCGTGAAGCTGTGGGATGCCGCCACCGGCAAAGAGCTGCTCACGCTCGCCGGGCATGGCGAGGAAGTGACTTCGGTGAGCTTCTCGCCGGATGGGAGCCAAGCGCTCACTAGCGGTCGCGACGGGCGGACGCTGCTTTGGCCGACGCTGCCTTGGGGCGGCGAACAGGCTGCGAAGCCCTAG